Part of the Gramella sp. Hel_I_59 genome, GATGCACTGATGGAACAGGTGAACCCTGTATTCGAAAAAAATACCGGAAACAGTATAGATATGGTTTTACTGAATCATGGTGGAATACGTGCAGAAATTCCTGTTGGAAATGTTAACACCCGGACTGCGTACCAGATAATGCCCTTTGAAAATGAAGTGGTCATCGCTGAGCTGAAAGGTGAAAAAATGCTGGAGATGATGGATTACCTCAGCAAAGCCAAAACTGCACATCCGGTAAGCGGAATCAGGATTATCGCTGACGGCAGTTATATGATCAAAAATGTGACGATCAACGAACAGCAGATTTTAAAAGACAGCACCTATTTTGTTGCGACATCAGATTATCTAGTTGGTGGTGGTGATAACATGAAATTCTTCGCCGATCCTGTAAGTATCCATTCCAGTGAGTACAAGATTCGCAATGTGATGATAGACTACTTTAGTAAAACTGATACGATTAGAAGTGTGATCGATGATCGCTATATAAGACAGTAACATGAAGAGAAGAGATTTTATTCAGAATACGGCTGCCGCAACAGCATTAGTGAGTCTGGGCGGACTATCAGCTTTATCATTTAAACCTGAAAGACAACAGATCACGATCCTGCATACCAATGATGTACATAGCCATATTGAGGCGTTTGGTCCAGATGCAGGTAGAAATGCGAATCTTGGAGGCGTTGCCAGAAGAGCTACTCTGGTAGAGAAAATCCGTAGAGAAAACCCTAATACATTGTTGCTGGATGCCGGAGATATTTTCCAGGGCACTCCCTACTTCAATTTCTATGGTGGTGAACTGGAATTCAAATTGATGAGCATGCTAAAGTATGATGCTGCAACTCTTGGAAACCACGATTTTGATAATGGGATCGACGGTTTATATGCCCAGCTACCACATGCAGAGTTTCCCTTTGTAATATCAAATTATGACTTCAGCAATACCATCATGGATGGGAAAACTGATAAGTTCCGCACTTTCACTAAAGATGGTATAAAGATCGGCGTTTTTGGCGTTGGGATCGAATTGCAGGGATTGGTAAGCAACAAACTTTACAAGGAAACTGAATATTTAGATCCAATCGAGATCGCTACCGATATGAGCCGGATTCTTAAGGATGAAGAAAATTGTGACCTGGTAATTTGTCTGTCACATCTT contains:
- a CDS encoding 5'-nucleotidase, with protein sequence MKHLTTIIFASVLMLSSCKTEFKHLEQVDGKRIAVDNSIEEDSEIAEFIAPYKEHLNETLDSPLSYNPSFLSKSDGDLNTAIGNLMADALMEQVNPVFEKNTGNSIDMVLLNHGGIRAEIPVGNVNTRTAYQIMPFENEVVIAELKGEKMLEMMDYLSKAKTAHPVSGIRIIADGSYMIKNVTINEQQILKDSTYFVATSDYLVGGGDNMKFFADPVSIHSSEYKIRNVMIDYFSKTDTIRSVIDDRYIRQ
- a CDS encoding metallophosphoesterase, which gives rise to MKRRDFIQNTAAATALVSLGGLSALSFKPERQQITILHTNDVHSHIEAFGPDAGRNANLGGVARRATLVEKIRRENPNTLLLDAGDIFQGTPYFNFYGGELEFKLMSMLKYDAATLGNHDFDNGIDGLYAQLPHAEFPFVISNYDFSNTIMDGKTDKFRTFTKDGIKIGVFGVGIELQGLVSNKLYKETEYLDPIEIATDMSRILKDEENCDLVICLSHLGYKYSSQKIGDIKLARATENIDLIIGGHTHTFLDKPTVETNKAGNPVLVNQVGCYGVYLGRVDFFFQNGKKSSADGVKLAV